The Bacteroides fragilis NCTC 9343 genome includes the window TGGTTCTATCAACATTGTGACTAATACAATCGATGCCAACAAAGGCGGTTTCGTATCTTATGGTATGGGTAACGACGGATTGAACAAAATCCTGTTCAAGGTATCTACCGGATTGACCAAATCAGGTTGGGCCATGACCCTTTTGGGAGGTAAGACCTGGGCCGATGGTTATATCCAGGGAACCAACTACGAAGCCTACAACTGGTTTGTGAATATTACAAAGCGTTTCAATGACAATCATCAGTTGTCATTTACTGCTTTTGCTGCTCCCCAGTGGCATAATCAGCGTGGAAATAAAGACGGACTTACCATTGAAGGATGGCAGGAAGTTGCGAAGAATTATATGAATGGTGAGAAGCCTTATCGTTATAACCCTACCTACGGATTCGGGTTGAACGGACAAAGAAAGTCATCGGCATATAATGTGTATAATAAACCTCAGTTGTCATTGAACCATTTGTGGCAGATTAATGAAAAGTCAAGTTTGAGTACGGCTCTGTATGCTTCTATCGGTCGTGGATATGGCTATTCCGGTCAGGGATTGACCAGTGCGGATCGCAGTAACTGGTATGGCAGTAACAATGGTAACCTGAATATGACTTTCCGTAAAGCCGACGGTACATTTGCGTATGATGAAATATATGCTTTGAATGAAGCGAGTGAGAATGGTTCGGTTATGGCAATGTCGAAGTCTAAGAACTTCCATAACTGGTATGGTCTGCTTTCTACTTATACTACTAAGTTCGGTGATTACTTCGATTTCTATGGTGGTATAGACTACCGTTATTATAAAGGTACACACACCAATGAATTGGTTGACCTCTATGGTGGTGACTTTTATGTAGACTCTTCTTCAAGAAAAAGTGTTTTGGCTTCAAACAATGCCGCCGCTGCTGCCGGTTCTTCATTTGTGAACCAGAAATTGAAAGTAGGTGATATTGTTTATCGTGACTTTGATGGCTATGTGATGTCTGAGGGAGTATTTGCTCAAGGTGAATACAACAGAGATAAGTTGAGTGCCTTCATTTCCGGTTCGGTTTCTAATACCGGTTACTGGCGTTACGACCGTTTTTACTATGACAAGGCACACGCCAAATCAAAAACTGTCAACTTCATCGGTTGGAATGCAAAGGGAGGTTTGAACTACAACCTTACCGAAAATCATAATGTGTTTGCCAATATCGGTTATATCAGCCGTGCTCCATTCTTCTCGGGAGGTGCTTTCCTTAATTCAACAGTCAGCAATGCGACAAACCCCGATGCAGTGAACGAGAAAGTGTTCTCTTTCGAAATCGGATACGGCTATCGTTCGAGCTTCCTTACTGTGAACATCAATGCCTACCACACTCGTTGGATGGACAAAACCACTACCCGTTCACAGGATATCACAAACTACTATGAAGGCAGCCTTAGCGAGCCTTACGATGCAAGTAAGCTGGTTTCTACCAAGTCTGTTATCAATATGCAGGGTGTGAATGCTTTGCACCAGGGTGTCGAACTTGATTTTGTAGCAAAACCTTTCCAATGGCTGGATTTGAGCGGTATGTTCTCTATCGGTAACTGGCGTTGGGATAGCAATGCTTCGGGTAGCTTCACTGTAGAAGGTCAATTTGTGAACAGCGCATCTATCAAGGGAAGCGATGGTAAGGATGTGACCGTTCTTGTAAATGCGGCAGCTAACGGATTGGAGCCGGGTACAATGAAACTGAACCTGAAAGATGTGAAAGTGGGTGGATCTGCACAGACTACCGCAGCTTTGGGTGCTACTTTCAAGATCGACAAAGCCCTTCGTCTGGGTATCGACTGGAACTTATACGCACGTAATTATGCTGACTGGTCATTGAACTCAAACGACCTGGTGATGAACAGTGAGAAGGACTTTTCTACTCCTTGGCGTATTCCGACTGCAAGTACTTTCGATTTGAACGCAAGTTATAAATTCAACTTTGGTAAGCTGAATGCAGTACTGTCAGGTAACGTGAACAACTTATTCGACCAGACTTATATTTCTGATGCGACAGATGGTAGCAATCACGATTGGAAGACCGCTTACAATGTGTTCTACGGATTCGGCCGTACTTATAGCTTGAGATTAAAAGTTAATTTCTAATCTAAAAACAGGAAGTTTAAATTATGAATAGAAATCTATTAATGCCTGTAGCGGTGTCGTTGATTCTGCTGTCCGGCTGTAAATATAACGATGACAACTTCGAAGGATTGGACGATATGACCCAACCGACGAATTTGATGAAGATAGAGTATACGCTGACTGATGCTGACTATGCAACTATCAGCTCAAATTCGACCAATAAGAAGATTGCTACAGATGCCGGTGTGTCTAAGGATCTTGAGAATGTGAAGACTAACATGTATCTGACAGAGAAGATCACGGGAGCGGATTACATACCTGCTTTCTTGCTTGATAAGTATTACACTGCTGATAAGGGTTCGAGTGCAAAGATTACGTATAAGTACAAAGAAGCGATGTCTTCTTTGCTGTCGGAGTATGCTTCGGTGAAATATCTGAAACCGACGGATGCCGAATACAAGTTGGTTTATGGTGAGAATGCATTTGCGCCTTATCTGAATGAAAAGACAGAAGGTCAGATGTCTAAGATCCTGAACGAAAAGTTCAAAGATGCCGAAAAGGGAACAGCTGTTTTCGTTGACTATAAGTTGGGAGAGGGACAGTTGGAGAATCCGTTGATGTGGCAAAACTTCGAGGCGCTTCCTACCGGAGATTTGCAAGAGCTCAAAGGCTGGTTTATCAGCTCTACCGGTGACACTCAGTGGAAGGTTACTTCTTATGATGATAACCAGTATGTTCAGTATTCGGCAAACGGTACGAAAGGGGCATGCGTCGGCTGGATGGTTACCCCTGCTATTTCTGTTACTGCCGGTGATTATCTCGCTTTTGACGTGACCGTGGGATACTATAATGCCAGCTGCTTGTCAGTGCTTATTTCAGAGAATTTCGATGGTGAAAATGTCGGTACTGCCAATTGGGTTGATGTGACTTCTGGTTTCAGCATTCCTACCAAGCCGACAAGTGGTTACGGTACGTTTGCTTCTGCAGGTAAAGTGTCTTTGTCAGCTTATGCAGGCAAGAAGGTGTATGTAGCCTTTAAGTACGAAGGTGATGGTGCCAATAAGAAAACCACTACTTATCAGATCGATAACATCATGGTAGGTACCTCCATTCCGGCCAACAGTCTTTCTACTCCTACTTACGCGGTGAAAGTATACGATGGAAAGAACTGGAAGAATAAGAGCAATAGCGTATATGTCCTGACATATGCCGATTACGGAGATATGGGACAGAGTAAACGCTACTTTACTTCTGATGTTCCGGCTGTGAACTATTTGCCTGCTTATTTGTCTAAGATGGTGGCATATCCTGTTGATGGCGATGCACGTGTAGTAGTCTACAGATATTATAATGGTACTGATTTGAAGATCTACAGTGATGAATACACTTATTCTGCCGAAAAAGCGAGATGGGAGTTGAATACACGTATTGTCGATAAGACAGAGCAGTTTGTATTGTCTGACGGAAAGTGGAACTTTGACCCGAGCACTGTGGTTACTTTGAAGGCAGAAAAGGGCGATGCAGAAACTGCTGCATTCTATCAGACCATCACCGATTGGGTGATTGCCAATAAGGGACAAGAATATGCGCCTATATTTAGTGGTAAGAGTAATAATGAATATTATTATGGTAGCTCTGCTTATCAGAACAATTTTGATTTCCGCCCGGCGAAGTGGAGAGAACAAAATGCTGCCGCTTATGGTAACATGTCAGATGCCGATCTGACAAAGTTGATGTTCGAACGTTTGCCAGAAGCATTCCTTCCGGGATTGAAAGCAATCTATGGTAGTGCGGATGTTGTGGAAGGTGTAGATGTCTTCTATACAATTAACTTTGCCATTTACGATGGCTCTTCTACCACACAATATACCATTAAGTATAAAGTGACAGGTAAAGGACAGTTTGAATATGTTGCAGACTCTTTGAAGAAAGTAGAATAAGAAAACTAATTCATTTATAATTAAGAAAGGCCGCTCTGAGTAATCAGGACGGCCTTCTTTTATATTATAACGAGAGAGTTATGGGGGTGAAAAGGCGTTTAGATACATTCCCGTTTACATCTTCACCTCCATCACTACCGGATTATGATCACTGCACAAATTGAGGTCAGGCGAATAGTAATCTACCCCTTTAAATTCTTTGGAATGGAAAATATAGTCGATTCTCAGCAGGCGTTTAAAGTACCGGAACGTATACATGTACCCATGTCCGCAAGTCTGGAATCCGTCTTGAAGATTGTCACCTTTCACGGTACTGTATGTGTAGGACGATGGGAGAGAGTTAAAGT containing:
- a CDS encoding choice-of-anchor J domain-containing protein, with translation MNRNLLMPVAVSLILLSGCKYNDDNFEGLDDMTQPTNLMKIEYTLTDADYATISSNSTNKKIATDAGVSKDLENVKTNMYLTEKITGADYIPAFLLDKYYTADKGSSAKITYKYKEAMSSLLSEYASVKYLKPTDAEYKLVYGENAFAPYLNEKTEGQMSKILNEKFKDAEKGTAVFVDYKLGEGQLENPLMWQNFEALPTGDLQELKGWFISSTGDTQWKVTSYDDNQYVQYSANGTKGACVGWMVTPAISVTAGDYLAFDVTVGYYNASCLSVLISENFDGENVGTANWVDVTSGFSIPTKPTSGYGTFASAGKVSLSAYAGKKVYVAFKYEGDGANKKTTTYQIDNIMVGTSIPANSLSTPTYAVKVYDGKNWKNKSNSVYVLTYADYGDMGQSKRYFTSDVPAVNYLPAYLSKMVAYPVDGDARVVVYRYYNGTDLKIYSDEYTYSAEKARWELNTRIVDKTEQFVLSDGKWNFDPSTVVTLKAEKGDAETAAFYQTITDWVIANKGQEYAPIFSGKSNNEYYYGSSAYQNNFDFRPAKWREQNAAAYGNMSDADLTKLMFERLPEAFLPGLKAIYGSADVVEGVDVFYTINFAIYDGSSTTQYTIKYKVTGKGQFEYVADSLKKVE
- a CDS encoding TonB-dependent receptor, whose product is MRRHLIHFLLVAVLTVCSAATAIAQVTVKGQVVDAETGEPLIGAAVTIVGTTQGSVTNLDGMFTQKAASGSTLLIKYLGYKEFSKKITQKGGTEDLGVIKMAADAMVLNDVIITSSVAVSRKTPVAVSTVDPVFIEEKLGTQEFPEVLKSTPGIYATKQGGGFGDSKVNIRGFKTENSAMMINGVPMNDMEWGGIYWSNWAGLSDVTRSMQVQRGLGASKVAAPSVGGSINIVTNTIDANKGGFVSYGMGNDGLNKILFKVSTGLTKSGWAMTLLGGKTWADGYIQGTNYEAYNWFVNITKRFNDNHQLSFTAFAAPQWHNQRGNKDGLTIEGWQEVAKNYMNGEKPYRYNPTYGFGLNGQRKSSAYNVYNKPQLSLNHLWQINEKSSLSTALYASIGRGYGYSGQGLTSADRSNWYGSNNGNLNMTFRKADGTFAYDEIYALNEASENGSVMAMSKSKNFHNWYGLLSTYTTKFGDYFDFYGGIDYRYYKGTHTNELVDLYGGDFYVDSSSRKSVLASNNAAAAAGSSFVNQKLKVGDIVYRDFDGYVMSEGVFAQGEYNRDKLSAFISGSVSNTGYWRYDRFYYDKAHAKSKTVNFIGWNAKGGLNYNLTENHNVFANIGYISRAPFFSGGAFLNSTVSNATNPDAVNEKVFSFEIGYGYRSSFLTVNINAYHTRWMDKTTTRSQDITNYYEGSLSEPYDASKLVSTKSVINMQGVNALHQGVELDFVAKPFQWLDLSGMFSIGNWRWDSNASGSFTVEGQFVNSASIKGSDGKDVTVLVNAAANGLEPGTMKLNLKDVKVGGSAQTTAALGATFKIDKALRLGIDWNLYARNYADWSLNSNDLVMNSEKDFSTPWRIPTASTFDLNASYKFNFGKLNAVLSGNVNNLFDQTYISDATDGSNHDWKTAYNVFYGFGRTYSLRLKVNF